In the Rhinopithecus roxellana isolate Shanxi Qingling chromosome 16, ASM756505v1, whole genome shotgun sequence genome, tttttgagatttttcttcatgGCCTATTATAAGGtcagttgtttttgtttaaatcttcattgtggtatttattttattctgcctTTCTCTGTACCTCTGTCTCTTCTTTAAAGTGGTTTAATTACTGAGGTCAGGCATTGTCTGTATTGATCTATAAGGCACCTGTCTAGTAGAAATAtgtagtaggccgggcgcggtggctcaagcctgtaatcccagcactttgggaggccgaggcgggcggatcacgaggtcaggagatcgagaccatcctggctaatacggtgaaaccccgtctctactaaaaaaatacaaaaaactagccgggagaggtggcgggtgcctgtagtcccagctactccggaggctgaggcagaagaatggcgtgaacccgggaggcggagcttgcagtgagctgagatccggccactgcactccagcctgggcggcagagcgagactccgtctcaaaaaaaaaaaaaaaaaaaaaaaaaaaaagaaatatgtagtaAGTAGGCTGAATAGATGGATATTGATCGTTGTGGATTTGAAGAatgttatatacataaaaaatccaggccaggctcacgcctgtgattccagcactttgggaggctgaggagggcggattgctttatcccaggagttcaagaccagcttggacatggtgaaaccctgtctctattaaaaaaaaaaaaaaatacaaaaattagctgggtgttgtggcatgcacctgtagtcccagctactgtagaggctgaggtgggaggatcacttgagcccaggaagtgaaggttgcagtgagctgagatcatgccactgcactccagcttcggtgacagagtgagaccctatctcaaggaaggaaggaaggaagggagggagggagggagggagggaaagaaagaaaaagaaagagaaaggaaaggaagaaagaaaggaaggaaggaaggggaaggaagaaagaaaggaagggagagagagagagagagagaaggaaaggaaggaaaggaaaggaggaaggaaggaagaaaggaaaggaagaaagaaagaaaggaagggatagagagagagagagagaaggaaaggaaggaaaggaaaggaggaaggaaggaaggaagaaaggaaaggaagaaagaaagaaaggaagggagagagagaaggaaaggaaggaaaggaaaggaggaaggaaggaaggaagaaaggaaaggaagaaagaaagaaaggaagggagagagagagagaaggaaaggaaggaaaggaaaggaggaaggaaggaagaaaggaaaggaaagaaggagggaaggaaggaagaaagaaagaggtagaATAGAGACCAggccatttcctttcctttgatcCCTCCAAATACCACAATTCCTTGTCATTTCTACTTGGATTCCCTCCACCACACCTCTTtggacctcaaaagcacagatttCAATCGTCATAGTCTTTGGTTTGACACATTCTCATCATTAGTTCATACTTTATTATAATGTATGcattataagtttttttttttttttttttttttttttttgatacggagtcacgctctgtcacccaggctggagtgcagtggtgtgatctcggctcactgcaacctctgtctcctggttcaagtgattctcctgcctcggccccccaagtagctgggattacaggtgcatgccaccacacccagttaatttttgtatgtgtagtagagatggggttttgccatattggccaggctggtcttgaattcctgacttcaagtcatccacccacctcggcctccccaagtgttgggattacaggcatgagccaccacacctagcccattataagaatttttttttttttttgagacggagtctcgttctgtcgcccaggctggagtgcagtggccggatctcagctcactgcaagctccgcctcctgggttcacgccattctcctgcctcagcctccccagtagctgggactacaggcacccgccacctcgcccggctagttttttgtattttttagtagagacgaggtttcaccgtgttagccaggatgctctcgatctcctgaccttgtgatccacccatctcggcctcccaaagtgctgggattacaggcttgagccaccgcgcccggcctagaattttTGAAAACACCATCCCAAACAAAAACTGAAACTGACCGTAACATACATCTAATTATGTGGTTCCCCCTTTCCCACCCCTTTTGTTTCTCACCATCTGAGGTGAGCATTTGAAACCCATGTTTATCGttctcttgctttcctttctATGCAGTTTTATGCTTctgcatgtattttttaaactaaaaaaggTTTTGTGTTGCATGTAATATTTTGGAGTTTATTCTTTTCAATTCTTGTTTCAATTTTGGTGGACTGTTGATTTCAGAAATTTTTTCAAAGGtcctatgattttctttttattcatctttgcagAGGGGATTTATGCTTGCCTAGGGTTGACATACAATCAAGTGATTGATTTGGGATCTGTGTGAAATTATATAGCAATTCCTGGTCAGAATCAAAGGCAGAACAGAAAGCTGTAGGCTGCCATTGTGGGGACCCAGCAGGCTGTGTGGACGGAGTGGGGCGCTGTCCTGGTGTTCCTTAATGGACCTTCGTAATCTCCAGTTAAACATTTCTCTCCACTGCCACATCCAACACTGGCCACTGAGTGTGGCAGCTCCCATCAGAGCAAGTTGTGGTCGTGCCACTGTGATGCCTGTCCCTGGAAGGAGGCACAGAGGCAGCAAGCATTCCTGTGGTGCCTCAGCTGGCCCTGTCACTCCTTTCTCAGATTAGAACACCCTTCAGGGATCTAGAAATACTCTTTATTCAGATGGAAACAATCATAGTAACAGGCCATTCTACCAAGTGGATAGGGCTGTTTCTTCATAAGCCATAAACCTAAGACTAATCCTAATCTGTTTCCTAACTTGTGTTTTAACTCATACCCAGATTCTAACCACCATGGCCTTTTCTGCAGAATGTGTTCTAGTCCCTACATCCTAATGTATACTCCAGCTTCCATTCAAaccttttcctttttcaattttatgaacTCTTTCCCCTGAACCTCTAATATCTGTGCTCCCagctcttttccttcctcccattCCTGCCAGATGCTAACCATGAACTGCTATGTAGTTAGCGCTTACCGTAAGCTGGACACTGGGGTCATTGCTCATTATGTGTCCTCTCAGCTAGCTGAAATCCTACTCTATGAGATGGTAACATtagtttttccattttacagaagagaaaactgaggctcaatgaGATGAATTTGGACAAAGTCCATATCTCTGGTGAAGCTAGGATTTGATCtagtggtgttttttgttttgttttgagatggagtctcactctgtcacccaggctggagtgcagtgtgcgatctcagctcactgcaagctccatctcctggattcatgtgattcttctgcctcaacctcctgagtagctgggactacaggtgcccaccaccatgcccggctaatttctgtattttagtagagatgggttttcactatgttggccaggctggtctcgaactcctgaccttgcgatcctcccacctcagcttcccaaagtgctgggattaagggtgtgagccaccgcgcctgactgttttgttttttaaagctatgATGCCTTTGGCTCTAAGTGAAAGAAAACTTAAAGTGGCCTTAATAATGAAATTTACTATTTCACATAAAAAGGCTGGTTAATTCCATGGCTCTACATTACCCTCAGGACCCTGGCCTTTCTCCTCCACCATCCATCCTTGATGTGCCCAGGACTTAGTCTCCAGGTTAGCTTTCCATAAGGCTTCCACATGCCTGCCAGCATTCCAGCCTCACGTCCCCCAAAAGTCTAGGGGCAGGAATGGACATCGTTTTGTCTTGtgcatctctgtctctctcacttgCTCTAATTTGATGTGAAccttttttttaagaacaaagaAACTTTTCCCAGGACGCTGCCCTGCCCCAGCAGATTTCCCTTCATATTATCCAGAATGCCAGAAGCCCGTGCCTAAGCAGTCATGGAGGAAGGATCATGGGACCACACTTAGACTAATCCAGCTCATTCCTCCAGGCTGGCTCTCCAAGCCTCCCTGATGAAGTTTCTGTCTCAGAAGAAAGGAGATGGGGGTCAGGAATTAGGTATACGCTGTGATAGTGTCTGTCACAGAATCCCAAGTCTGGTTGTTAAGCTTGACACGCTGCTGCTATTCTGGGCTTGCCCCTCAGCTCCCACCCTCACTCTAAGTCCCCACAACTCTAAATGACACATTCTAAGGCTGTTCCTGGCAGAACAGTGAGGAACATGAAATGTGTGCCTTGGGGCCCAGTGCTTTTGTGCAGTTCCCCTGGGGTGTCAGTGCCGTCCTTGGGCAGCGCAGACGTGGTCACTGGCGGTGGAGAGGAGCAGAGCTCTGCCTCAAACGTGGGCCCTGAGCCCTCAGCCTGGCCCTGACCCAACTtcagaattgttttgttttgtttgttttgttttgttttgtttgaggtggGATCTGGCGGTATTGCCCAGTTTGGACTGAAACTCCTGGAcccacgtgatcctcccacttcagcctcctcagtaccTGGGTGTGAGTGCAGCTGCATCCGGCCCAGAGTTGGGTTTTAATCATGTTTCCCCCTCCTCTGAGATCTCATCTTCCTGGtctgtgctttttcttctcttagaatcggaatctttttttttttcttttttaaacaaattctaaCTTGCACCGTAGTCTTACCACCCACCCCTACAACAACTTTATCCTGTTTCCTTCCCTCAACCCCCCACAGCTTTTCTGGCTCCCATGGAGTGCACACTCGGCCACCGTGGCCGGAGCCTCGCAGAGCCTGGctcatttgttgaatggatgactCTGATTATAGCAGGTATTCAGTAAGCCACTCTtgttaaattattgaaaataaacgATGTTACACTTTAGAGGTGACTaggttcctttttttcccccatcaccTATCCTCTTTCACCTCCTCTCTGGGCCCTGGCTTCCCTCAGAGACCCTCTTTCTCCAGGTCCCAGACTCATGAGGAGTGCAGTGTCCACATCTCATGCAGGcgctcaggaaggaaggaagtcactGAGACAGAGCTCAGTGGCCCAAATGGTTTCTGCTCCCTCACCTCACACCTCCCACCTCAGGGCTTCCTTCGGTTCGGGCCCTGCCCCATGAGGCAGGACCACCTTTGTCCTGGACAGACAGACCTGCTAGCCTCTGCTCTACAGTTCTGCTGGCCTTGGCCCTGGCTGTCCTCACACGAGtgccccctcccttctctcctcccttagCCCCGCCTCCTTCCTCTAGCCCCATAGCCCTGGACACGGTACACACAGACCAGAGCCTTGGCTCAAAGGCAAACAAAAGGAACTGCCTGGCTCTTCATGGCTGTGGCCAGCACCTTCATACCAGGGCTCAACCCTCAGAACGCTCATTATATCCCGGGGTAAGACTCCCACCCAGAACTCCCCACTTGCTGCTGGGAGTAGGGGTATAAGGTGGAGGAATTAAGCTGCTTAGAGCCTGGGGCCAAGCGAACAGGTtggttcgggaggctgaggtctcTATGGTGTTGGATGGAAAAGGAGAAGCAAGGGACTAGTGAGACTCCAGATCTGCCCCAAAGCTTTGTGTTGTTCTCTCCACGGGAACAGGGTAACAGCAGAAAGGAATGGTCGAAAGCCCAGGCAGAGAACTTAGAAATGCCTGCTCCAGATATATACACTGCTGAGTCCAGAAAGATCAGGGCTCCAGAGGTCTCTGCTTCTGCCTCTGGGGATGGCGGGGCAGGACGATTCTGGTGAGTGGGTGAGTCTGTGCTGCAGGTACACTGGACACTGCCCACTACTTCGGTTCAGCATGGGCCAGACCTATGGGCAGGTGACTGGTCAGCTACTTCGAGACCCTCCTGGGCTAGCCTGGTCCCCTGTCCACCGCACACTTCTGCCTCCCATTCAGCCTCCAAGATCTCCTGAGGTTCCCAGGGAGAGCCTACCTCTCAGGCATGGGCATGAAAGGCTCAGCTCCAGCATGATCCCTGGGTACACAGGTTTGTACACAGGTATGCACAGGTGTCCCTCCCAGGAACACGTGTTCCAAACACTAATGAGTCTTTCTTGTCTCCGCATGCCCAGGTTTTGTACCCCGGGCACAGTTCATCTTTGCCAAGAACTGCAGCCAG is a window encoding:
- the FAM166B gene encoding protein FAM166B isoform X5, which gives rise to MAVASTFIPGLNPQNAHYIPGYTGHCPLLRFSMGQTYGQVTGQLLRDPPGLAWSPVHRTLLPPIQPPRSPEVPRESLPLRHGHERLSSSMIPGYTGFVPRAQFIFAKNCSQVWAEALSDFTHLHGKQGSEELPKEAKGRKDTEKDQVPEPEGQLEEQPALEVVEQASTYSMDDRDPRKFFMSGTAGIWAEALTRQCPEGPQISPPTSQDIPSEPGSFT